Genomic window (Equus asinus isolate D_3611 breed Donkey chromosome 8, EquAss-T2T_v2, whole genome shotgun sequence):
ttagttttctatttttagtgtCTCTTTATTCCCCTCCGAGTAAAAGGTCATCTCATCCCATGTTTAATTTCCCTTAAGCCAAACTGAGGAGCATTTTCCCCTtgggaaatgtttcttttttctttttttaaagattttattttttttcctttttctccccaaagccccccagtacatagttgtatattcttcgtttgggtccttctagttgtggcatgtgggacgctgcctcagcatggtatgatgagcagtgtgccatgtccgcgcccaggattcgaatcaacgaaacactgggccgcctgcagcggagcgcgcgaacttaaccactcggtcacggggccagccccgggaaatGTTTCTAATATATTTCTATGCCTGCCACATGGTTCCAAGAAAGAATCCAGTTGAACTAACCCCTCTATTTCCAAGTATTACCTATGTTCCTTCCCACTGTGGATGAAGGCCACTTCCAACTGACTTACCTCATGTCTCAGTCTCTCATACATGACAGCCAGGTGTTCCTCCATACTCGGATCTCCCGATGGAGTGGCAGGGGAAGGGCAGGCTGTCCCAGGGGCTCGGAAAGGTATCAAAGCCCCAGGATAGGGGCAGGGAGGTCCCTCAAATAGGCTTCTAAGCCCATCTAGGCAGCCACTATGCAATTCAGGTCCTGgtccctcctccccctttcctggAGGGAGAACCACCCATGGTGAGCTGAGGGCCTTGATCTGAGGGAGAGGTAGTGGGGGAGCCGGGGGAAGCAGCcgaggtgggggaggtgggggtgggggagaccagaggaggagaggagaagctgGAGAAATGGTGGTTGTGGAGTGGGGCCAAAGGGGTGGGAATGGTAGAGCCCGTGGAGAAAGCTGGTCCTAAGGAGGAACCAAAGGGAAAAAGATAAGAATTCAGCTGCGTAATGCCCCTTCATCCAAACTCTGCTCCTTAACATGCTTCCAATTCCACTTGCTCCTTCTGACAGGAGAGatggaattaaaggaaaaatgggaTGGGTTCATCTCCATCTCTACTGAAAACAGGTTAACAGTACAAGTACTTCCCCAAAACATCAGCAAATACTTTTACATTTGTTTAAGATTTCAACATTGTTTAGGGACAGTTCCACCTCTCTTATAGCAAGAATCACAAGAATACATATTTGAAGGATAAACGAATGAATAACAGGTTTTATTGTACTTCGGATGAAATGATGTGGCCTGGAACACAACTTCACGATTAAGTGTGTGAGGCAGATGTTGTATAGAGAAAAGAACATACAGCTGGAACTAGGAGACGCTTCTTTGAGTTCCAATTCTATCATGTAACCTTAGGCACTCCCATTCTCCATGCCTGTTCCCTATAAAAGTTCTCTTATAAATGAGGATGATGAAGCCACGCTGAGTTATTATGAGAACTATATGAGATAAGTGTAAATAAAACTTTGAGACCTATAAAGTAGTATATAAATGTAAGCTATTATCATTTCGGGCCCCTCTAATGACACAAACAAGCCCAGGAGACTGTAAAAGGCTGGACTACATTCTCTCTGCTTTACCGACGTTGAAACTGCGATGAGGGCGAGGTCACCCAAGGCCAGGCCTGACCCAAGACCCTCCGCTCCCAAGGAACCGCCCGGGGTCTCCCGGAAAGGCGGGCGGCCGCGCGGGTACCTCTGTCCCCGACGGTGTCCCTGAGGCGCCGTCTCCGCCGGGGGCGTGGCCATCTTGCCCGCCCGGGCGCAGGGCCCCGAACCGGGTCCAACCGGGCCCGCCTTCCTGCCGGGACCGCTATCCGGTGCAAGATGCGCGGGCTGCAGAGCGCGGCTCGCAGGTCTGTTTGGTCGCGACCAGGGAATTCTGGGGCGGCGCCGCGGCGGGCTGCGAACCTCTCCGCCCCCTGCCCTTCAAATCACCTCCAGGCGCAGGTAACCGCCGGGACGCGGACGAAATGCGAACGCGCCGCCCCAGCTTCCACCCCGCCTGCCCACGCCGGGGAACCACAGTCCCGACGCACCAAGGCCCTCAGGGCCGCCCTCGCGCGCCCGCGACCCTGGTCCCCTCCACGCGCCGCCCGGCACAGGTGGGAAGGGGCGGTGGGACGTCATTGCGCCTGCGCGGAACGGGGCGCGCGCTCCGCCCCACGCGCCGGCTCTGAGGAGGGTCTCTCCCCGCCCCCTCTCCTACCCGCCCGCTTCCCCTCTGCTCTCACCTGGGGGAGCGCCTGGTAGGCACGGAGGCAGGGGCCGAGACGCCGGGCCGCCCCTCGGCCGGGCTGGTACATGATCTTCCGGGAGTGGAGAGAGCGCCTCCCGAGTCCGGCCTCCGGCCTCCTCACAGGGGTGAGCACGCCCTGGAGCCGGCTTCTTGAAGGGGAAAGGAGGGGGGGTGAGGGGCTAAGGGGAGGCAAACGGAGATGTTGCGCGCTTGCGCACTGCAGGTTCCAGGGAGGCGAAGAGGCGATCGGGCTGCAGTCAGTGCGCCTGCGCTCGTCTGAGCGGAGGCTGCCTCAGAGCGCTTGCGCAGTAAATTAGCGGTCCAAGCACCGCTCTCAACTCTGCGGCGCTTGCGCAAAAAACTGGGCGATGATGGGGCTGAACCCGGTGCTACCAGAGTGAGGGGTGGGATTGAAATAATGACAAGTTTTCCAGTAGCTCTcgtgataaaaaataaatacttttattgtTCTGGTTAAAAATAAGATACAAATGATTTGGCGCTGATAAGAAagcctgttgaatgaatgaatgaatacatccaTTATGAGAGGGGGCTTTGGCTGTCTCCTGTAGCGATAGAAATAATACTGACTTTGAAGGTGTGAGAGGGGGCTGCGGTCACCAAGGCCTAGTGCTGCGACGTTCCTGCAAGTTTCGAATGAACCTGGCGTTGAACACGTCCCCACCCATTGTCCAGGACTGGGCTGGTGGGGCCTGGGCCTGTGGCGGAACTGTGTGCATGGGTTCCTCCCCAGACCCATCCTGTGAGAAAACCTGCTCTTCATTGGCAGACCTGGTAGGTGGGAAGGAGATGGAGAGTGGGTTATAGGGGTACTAAAGTGGGAATTAAGATCATAGACTCTTCAAGGTCTTTTCTGGTCTTTCTGGCTCTTAATGCAGAGGACACACGATGGGGTATGAAGCTGGAACCATTAGTGCTATGTCCAAATTTGAAACCCCTCAGAGAGTGCTAAAGGGAAGCACCAGAGTTGAACCTATGGGGAAAGACGCTTGTAGGATGTTAGCTAAAAGGATTTGTGGGAGGAGCTGGTGTCCAGTTCAAAGAGTAACATTTAGGAGGAGGAAGTAGCTGAGAGTGTTGTTAGGAAAGGAGTCAAAGGTGGTGTGAGGCTGATAGGGGAGGGGCTCAGACCTCACCTAGTCTCTGTTTCCTGTTCCCCCTGCTTCGATTCTTGGTTGCCTGTGGAAACACCAGGCATGTGATAGGAAAGCCGGAGCAGGTAGTGAATATGGCCTACTTGATTTGAGTGGGTAAGGAGGGATGAATACGTACCTGTGTTGGGGGATGAGGAATTCAACCCCCCATGGCGGCTGTAGCAGCAGCTTTGGGCTACCAGCCCTGGGGGAGTCCCCCTGCAGAAGAAATGGGCGATGATGGGGAAGAGGCTCCAGGATGAAGGATGAGTGGGTATGGAGGAATCAGAGGAGAGGAATAAAAGGAATAGCCCAGGAACAAAGAGGAGGGGTAGTTATCCCTCCTAAGGGGTTTTAATCTAAGCTCTGCCCCAGAAAAGGAGACGGAGCTCATTTTATACTCTGAGATTTACTGGAGGAGTCCTGATTTGTTGCTTTATTATTTCTCGTTGAGGTAATGTGTTAAAAGTAAGGCCAAATGTGATCCAAATCATGTCATAAAAACAGACTCACATACAGGCAAAAAAGAATTTGTTAGACTGGGTGCGCCCTCATATTTGGTTTGGAAAACATGGTTACCTTAATTATAGGATACCTAAGACCAGAGGGAAATAGGGAGTGGCAAGGCCGAAtttaggaagaaaaggaagggagccTTTGGAGGATAGGTAACTGTGTTAAACTTTCAACCTAGTAAGGGATTGTCTTGAGACAGAGATCCAAGGGTTTAGTGGGAGAGAGGGCAGAAAATCAGAATGGGAAGAGGAATCCAGGGAACAGATGGGAGGCAATTAGTGGATCCCAGAGAGGTTGGTAAATCTTGACATCTCAGCAAAGTCTGGCCTAGGGTGAAGGGTAGAAGTCACTGGGGAGAGCTGGAGGTTTCTGGAGGGAATGGGGGAGTAGATACAGAAGCCTACACAAAGGGATCCAGTGACTACATGAGGAGTCAGAATCTGCAGGAGAAGATCCAGCAATGAAAATGGGGATGGGTAGACGGCAGATCCTGCAAGGGGAGCTCTGAGACTCCTTGCGAGAAGATCTGCAGATCTCAGAGGTGAGAAAGATGAGAGGGACAGAAATCCTGAGATCCCAGGAAAATAAGGGGTGACGCACAAATGAGGCTGAGACcttaagtttgttttttttttagtgttttttttcattgaaaatgtccatttaaaaaacacaaaagaattcaCACTTTATTCAGACAACactgagagggagaagaaaaaggaggagtgAGTCGGGAGAGAGGGAGATCCTGCTCCCAAGGATTTGGGGAACACACTAGGCAGTGGAGGTACCTGGTCTACCACACACTCAGAGGGTAGGGAGGGGGTACGGAGCAGGGAAGAAGGTTCTTgctaggaggaaagaaaaaaggaaggccAGAGGAAGAGTTCCCCCATCTTCTCAAGACAACCTCACAAGACAGGAAATATCAGCATCTAGCTACTGGGGAGGGATGGATGCAAGAGGGGATTCTAGGAGCTAATAGATCCTTGAGACTCAGGTTTATTTTCTGAAACATGGCTAAGAGTGATCCCACGGTGCTTGCTGGGATCTACTGCCAAGAAACAAACTCCTTCATAGAATCTGGATCTGGGGGAAGTGGCGGTGTCTCTAGAAGTGTGGCAAGTCTTTAGAGCCCCAAAGCAGACATCAGCTTGGAGGTTCCCCGATACATACGCATACACAAAACGTGGAAATTAAGAGTTTGGCAATGTTGAGTGGATCCCTTTGGGGAGCTGGTAAGTCCCTATCCTACCTAACTGGACTGCTCTGAAGCAGAGCTCATTGGTCAGCATCAGCAGGCTCAAAGGGGAAGGGTGGTAGGCAGCACAAAGCAGCATTAGAGCCACCAGCAGACACTGTAGAGGGAATGTGGGAGTTCTTCTATGGACAAGACTCCTTAAAAGGTTTCCCTGGCAGAGGAGGCCCTTGGACCTTCCACGGTGTTCTAGAATCTAACAGCAAGCAAGAGTGTGCTTCTCTGGATAATTAGCATGAGCCACCCAACCAAGGGGTCTGGCAGCGAATAGGGCTATCTGTTCAGAGAGGGTTCAGAGCCCAAGTTAGGAGAGAAGGGGTGCTTTCTATGGTAAGAAAAGCTACAAAGTATTAGGTTATCTGGGACCCTGACAACGCAGTTGTCTaagaaaggggaagagggaaTCCTATGGATTCTGTCAGGTTCCACTGGATCCTGGGGGACGTAATGGAAGAGTGGGTCTGGGGTTTTCAGGGAAAGGGGTCTTTGCCCCGCTAGGTCTcccagggaggagagggggtTAGCTGTCTATCAGTATCGACTCTCATCAGACCGGGGAAGGGAGCTATGGAAGGATGTTATggacaggaagaagggagagggaaaatgggggagagagaaaaacagagaagtcaGAGGTGAAGAGAAAGCTAGGGAGAGATATAAAGGAGATGCCCACTCTGCTTGCTGGGATGGACTCCTGCCACACAGGCCCTGACCTGGGCCAAGTGGCTCCCCAAACTGTCAGAGACACTGCCCCCTCCCAGCAATTATTAAGCCAAGATTTCCCCAATCTTAGAGGCTCAGCTCCCCTGCAACCAATGGATCTGTGTTCTTCTTACCCATCCTCCCAACTCTCACTTTAACTAGAGTCCCCAGACTCCATATAAAGTCCTATTCAGCTCCTTCACTGTAATTTATTTCCAGACCACGCCcacaaatattttccaatatattCTTCTCAAAAGGTTTCAGGACCTTCCAATCCACCTATCCTATTGCTTCCTGTCTCTGAGGGATTCAAATTGCCCTCTGCCATTTCTAACACCCTCTCTGACAGTCTTGAGTCTTCCTAACCCTCCAATTCTATTACCTGGTGCGGCGACGTTGGGCTGGGCTGCCCCCAGGGTCGGTAGCCAGCAGAAGGCGGGCGGTAGGGTGTGGGGGGCAGAGGCGCAGGGAACGCAGCAGCTCCTGCTCTGGTACAAAGGGACGGAGGGGACCCCGTTCTGGCGAGTTTCCCAGGCTGCTGGAGCGGGGGGGTGGGTGGGCTGGAGGTGTAGCACGGCGAGGAGCCCTGTTTAGGGGCCAAGGAGGCTCCACAGCTACCTTGAgaactggggagagggagaataaagagcaagagagagaagaaaaaggagaaggaaggaagagagtcaTGACAGCAAAGATTAGGGGTGAAAAAAGAAACCAGAGCCTTTAGAGAGAACTAATCCTTCCCCTGGGTTCAGGTCCCCCAGGCCCAGACACCCTACCCCAGTCTTACATTCTCGGTCACTAGAGGAGTATGGCTTAATGTCTCCCTCTGCTCTCTTGGGTGGCAGCTTCCTTGCTGGAGCTGGCAGTGGAGAGGACACAGGCAACGTAAGCATTAGGAGACATACTTTGTACCCCTCCTCCCGGCCACTCCCCCCACAACCCCAAACCTCTGCTCCCTGACACCACAGTTCCTCCCGGAGAAGGAGAGTTCAGCTCCATCGCAGAAGCAGCTCTGTGGCAATGCCATCACAACAAAAGGGAGTTCAGGGGGAATGCTGGAGCACTTTTAAGGAGAGCCAGAAGGAGTAGGCCAAATGCAGAGGTAGGGGGAAAAGATCCAGGGTGAGACTCCGGGGCCTGGGAGGTGCAGGAGAAGGGTGGCCAAGGGAGGCAAGCTCTTACTGTCAGTGGGTGCTGTCATGCCCCCCTGGGATTCGGGGGCAGTGGAATGGTCCCAGCTGGGCCACCGAGGACCCCAGGTCCCTCTAGATGAGATGGACAAAGCCCTTGGTTAATCAGGAATTACTGTGGAGAGGTcaggggaggctggggtggggcagaaCCTCTCCTTTCGGTACAAAGATGGGAAGAGATTTAAGTtttattagggggaaaaaaaaaggatgaggaGAAAACAGACATCTGAAAAGGAGTTACCAGAGTAAATGGGAGGCTAACATATTGTCCAAAGTTCTGCCTGCCGTCTGCTCACTTCTCTACctgtgctccctcccctcccctctcaagAGGTTCTCTGTCATGTGTGGCAAATGAGAGCGTTCTCAGCAAATCCACGTAAGCTTTATCCACAGTCCCCTTCCCTGTGGACCTGAGTCCTCACCGTCCTTGTTGGCTCTCACTCTCTCACAGCCTGTAGGTAGGTGAGCAGGAGCGAGATGGGGAAGCCTTGGAAACCAAAGTGAGTCATGGATATGAACTGCCTCACAGTGCCTGACACTGGCTGAAGGAAATGACTGGTAACAGACTCTTCTTTGGGAAGAGCTGAGAGCTAGCCACAAAGCCAGCTCAGGAAGGCGGCCCTCCTGAGCAAGCATGCACTGCACGGCAGCAGCAGGCTGTGCTTCCCCACCTTTGGGAGGCAGTGAGGAAGAGCGAGGAGTGGGGCTCAGACTGgcagggagtgtgtgtgtatgagggtgGAATGGGAAACCTGGGCAGCATTTCATTCCCTCCTAGGTTTGATGTCTCCAGATCAATTTGATTATTTGGTCGGAAATGTTACAAATTCTGAGCATTATCTTCTAAAACTAATATTTAAACTTTGAACTTTCATATTGCTATTCTATGACTCAAAACGAAAGGGATGACTTTCCCTCACAGAAACCTGAGGGGTTCACAAAGGAATGAGATTCTGTCATCAAACAGGCTCTCAATGAGCATGCTTAGTTAAAAGTCCTGACAAGTAGGAAATGTACTGAGGTCCCACAAGGGCAAAGGCAAATGGGTAACGACTGCTGGAGACTTGGGTTGCTTTAGAATTCTCCCAAACTGCCCACAGATCGCACTGTGCTCTCCGTGGCCTCCAGAGTAACTAGCCATCATGGCACTACAGTTCCGCCCATTCAATGCAGCTTTACCAGCGGGCGTAGGATCGACTGCAGCAGCACGAGAGTGTCGAGTTGCCCTCAGAGAGGGAGCAGGGGGCCCTGTGAGGAAGGAAGTGGTGGTGTCCCTCAGTGAGGGGGCCAGCAGGACCAAGAATCcacctctttccttcccctcaCCCCAACTACTTGACCAAACACACAAGGTGAGAAAACTTACGATGCTGATGGGCAAAGAAGCCTTCGAAGATCACAAAGTTGTTCACCTATAAGATGAAACAAGCAAGACAGAGTTGTCCATTCAGCCACTCAGAACATACTTGGGTAGAGAACCCTGTGTTAGAAAAACCACAGttggggagctggcctggtggtgcagcggttaagttcacacattctgcctGGGGTtcagcagttcggatcctgggtatggacctatgcactgcttgtcaagccatgctatggcaggcgtcccacatagaaagtagaggaagatgggcacagatgttcgctcagggccagtcttcctcaacaaaaagaggagaattggtggcagatgttagttcagggctaatcttcctcaaaaaaaaaaaaaaaagataataaaaaaataaaaagaaaagaaaaaccacagtgGGAGGAACAAAAGCCAGCCTTCCTGTCCTTGTTGGTAGATTTAGTCAAAAACTCAGATCCTGATAAGCTGATGCTAAAGTTGATTACAGAATTGCAAAGGAcatcaaatagccaaaacaatcttgaaaaagaagataggattcacacttcctgatttcaaaacttactacaaagctatggtaatcaaaatatGTGTAGAGGCATATGGATAGACATATGGACTAAGGGAatgaatagagtccagaaataaacccatgtgtctatggtcaattgattttcaacaaaggagccaagaccattcaacagggaaagaacagtctcttttAACAAACGGTGATTGGACAACTGAATATCTACATGCAAGATAATGAATGTGGACCTCTACCTCACATCATAGGCAAAAAATAACtacaaatggatcaaagacctaaatgtaagagctaaaactatgcaACTCTTAGAAGGAATATAGgggaaaatctttatgaccttgggttaggcaatggtttcttaaatatgacaccaaaagcacaagcaacaagataaaaaaatagataaataggaCTTCATTGaaagtaaaaacttttgtgcttcaaatgacgctatcaagaaaatgaaaagacaacccacagaataggagaaaatatttgcaaatcatgtatctgataagggtgttgtatctagaatatatcaagaactctTACAAGTCAAGAACAAGGaacacaattaaaaatgggcatggggccagcctcgtggctgagtggttaagttcctgcactccgctgcagcggcccagagtttcactggttcgaatcctaggtgcagacgtggcaccgctcatcaggccatgctgaagtggcgtcccacatgccacaactagaaggacccacgactaagaatatacaactatgtaccggggggctttggagagaaaaaggaaaaaataaaatcttaaaaaaaaaaaaaaaactgggcataggccttggggctggcccggtggcgcagcggttaagttcgcacgttccgctttggcggcccggggttcgccagttgagATCCCAGATgaggacatggtactgcttggcaagccatgctgtggtaggcgtctcacatataaagcagaggaagatgggcatggatgttagctcagggccagtcttcctcatcaaaaagaggaggattggcagcagatgttagctcagggctaatcttcctcaaaaaaaaaaaaagggcttaGGACTTGAAtaagcatttctccaaagatgatatacaaatggccaataagcacttgaaaagatgctcgagcacaactagaaggacctacaactaaaatatataactacatactggggggattcggggaggaaaaaaagcagggaaaaaaaaaagattggcaacggttgttagctcaggtgccaatctttaaaaaaaaaaaaaaaagatgctcaacatcattagccattagggagacgcaaatcaaaaccacaaagagataccacttaACACCCACTAGGATAGgtctaacaacaacaacaacaacaaaaaaataacaaatgttggtaagGAAGCTGAGAAATTGGAATCCTAATACTGTTGGTAGAGATGTAAAATGTTGCAGTCATTGTGAAAAAACAGTTgctcagttcctcaaaaagttagacgttgaattaccatgtgacccaacaattccactcttaggtacatatccaagagaaatggaaatatatgtcCAAACAAAttgatatatccatataatggaatactattcagccataaaaaggaatgaagtagtgacacatgctacaacatgaatgaagtCCCTGAGCATTGTGAAAGGGAAAGCCAAACACAAAtgccacatattttatgattccatttatataaaatgtccagagtAAGCACATCCATAGAGAGAGTAGAGATTAGTGGTTGATAGGGactgggggaagaggaagagggagtggCTGCTTAATGAATACTGGGTTTCCTTCTGGGTGATAGAAAGGTTCTGGAATTAGACATGGTGATAATTGAACAACATTGTGAATATCCTAAAAACCGcctaattgtatattttaaatagttaaaatagtgaattttatcacaaaaacaaaaaacccagtcCCTACTTTTAAGTTCTCCAGGACCCAAGCTCATAGAGACACAGTGTACAAAACATCAAGGAGGGTAAGGCCTCCAAACTGTCAAAACAACTTCAAAACACATGAAGAAGGCCAAATGGCtcaaatatacaaatactgagaaaaacaaagatttaagCAGGGTTCACACAGTGGGGCCAGTCGAGGAAGACATGCTGAAGGATGGGCGGGTCACTTTGATAACGAGTCATGGATAGAGTGATTTCATTGTATCATCACATTCAATTTGGCCACCACCACAATCTTTGGAGTcactacagtcatgtgttgcttaacgacagggatacatcctgagaaatgcgttattaggcaattttgttgtcgtgtgaacatcacagagtgtacttatacaaacctacatggtatagcctactacacacctagactacatggtactaaccttatgggaccccCATCATATATCTGGtgtgtcattgaccaaaacatcgttatgcggTGCGTGATTGCAttttaaagaagagtaaaaaaaggCTTGGAGacatgacttgcccaaagccaagTAGCTACAAATGGCAGAGCTTGGCCTCAAGCCCCTGACTCCTGATTCTGGCTGTAGCGTTTCAGCTAGGAATACAGTGTAGTCATTAAGAGTGGGCTATGGGTTCAAATTtgagctccaccacttactagctatgtgaagTTGGTCAAGTCACTAATCTGTATCTACCCAAAAAGAGCtcaataatagcacctacctcaaaGAGATGTACAAGGATGCACTGAGAGGATGCATGCAGATACCACACAGAGCTCATGGAACAGTCATTGCTTGCACTCTACGCTGCTCTGGTCCTACACGTTACCTGGGTAATGCATTTGATGTCAAATCCTATGCTCCCTCCACTGCTCTCTGCTGCTTCTTACTGGAAAACTGTACCGTGAGAGGGCATTCTAAGCAGACTCTGCCTATCTCCTGTCTTGATCCTGCTGTAATGTCTACCAGCCCATCCTCATCCTCTCCCAACAAACACACGCCCAGCA
Coding sequences:
- the ATAT1 gene encoding alpha-tubulin N-acetyltransferase 1 isoform X8, with the protein product MTIVDELGKASAKAQHLPAPITSASRMQSNRHVMYVLKDTSARPAGKGAIIGFLKVGYKKLFVLDDREAHNEVEPLCILDFYIHESVQRHGHGRELFQYMLQKERVEPHQLAIDRPSQKLLKFLNKHYNLETTVPQVNNFVIFEGFFAHQHPPARKLPPKRAEGDIKPYSSSDREFLKVAVEPPWPLNRAPRRATPPAHPPPRSSSLGNSPERGPLRPFVPEQELLRSLRLCPPHPTARLLLATDPGGSPAQRRRTRGTPPGLVAQSCCYSRHGGLNSSSPNTGNQESKQGEQETETRSANEEQVFSQDGSGEEPMHTVPPQAQAPPAQSWTMGGDVFNARFIRNLQERRSTRPW
- the ATAT1 gene encoding alpha-tubulin N-acetyltransferase 1 isoform X1, translating into MEFPFDVDALLPERITVLDQHLRPPARRPGTTTPARVDLQQQIMTIVDELGKASAKAQHLPAPITSASRMQSNRHVMYVLKDTSARPAGKGAIIGFLKVGYKKLFVLDDREAHNEVEPLCILDFYIHESVQRHGHGRELFQYMLQKERVEPHQLAIDRPSQKLLKFLNKHYNLETTVPQVNNFVIFEGFFAHQHRPPAPSLRATRHSRAAAVDPTPAAPARKLPPKRAEGDIKPYSSSDREFLKVAVEPPWPLNRAPRRATPPAHPPPRSSSLGNSPERGPLRPFVPEQELLRSLRLCPPHPTARLLLATDPGGSPAQRRRTRGTPPGLVAQSCCYSRHGGLNSSSPNTGLPMKSRFSHRMGLGRNPCTQFRHRPRPHQPSPGQWVGTCSTPGSFETCRNVAALGLGDRSPLSHLQSQYYFYRYRRQPKPPLIMDVFIHSFNRLSYQRQIICILFLTRTIKVFIFYHESYWKTCHYFNPTPHSGSTGFSPIIAQFFAQAPQS
- the ATAT1 gene encoding alpha-tubulin N-acetyltransferase 1 isoform X3, with the translated sequence MTIVDELGKASAKAQHLPAPITSASRMQSNRHVMYVLKDTSARPAGKGAIIGFLKVGYKKLFVLDDREAHNEVEPLCILDFYIHESVQRHGHGRELFQYMLQKERVEPHQLAIDRPSQKLLKFLNKHYNLETTVPQVNNFVIFEGFFAHQHRPPAPSLRATRHSRAAAVDPTPAAPARKLPPKRAEGDIKPYSSSDREFLKVAVEPPWPLNRAPRRATPPAHPPPRSSSLGNSPERGPLRPFVPEQELLRSLRLCPPHPTARLLLATDPGGSPAQRRRTRGTPPGLVAQSCCYSRHGGLNSSSPNTGLPMKSRFSHRMGLGRNPCTQFRHRPRPHQPSPGQWVGTCSTPGSFETCRNVAALGLGDRSPLSHLQSQYYFYRYRRQPKPPLIMDVFIHSFNRLSYQRQIICILFLTRTIKVFIFYHESYWKTCHYFNPTPHSGSTGFSPIIAQFFAQAPQS
- the ATAT1 gene encoding alpha-tubulin N-acetyltransferase 1 isoform X2; the encoded protein is MEFPFDVDALLPERITVLDQHLRPPARRPGTTTPARVDLQQQIMTIVDELGKASAKAQHLPAPITSASRMQSNRHVMYVLKDTSARPAGKGAIIGFLKVGYKKLFVLDDREAHNEVEPLCILDFYIHESVQRHGHGRELFQYMLQKERVEPHQLAIDRPSQKLLKFLNKHYNLETTVPQVNNFVIFEGFFAHQHPPARKLPPKRAEGDIKPYSSSDREFLKVAVEPPWPLNRAPRRATPPAHPPPRSSSLGNSPERGPLRPFVPEQELLRSLRLCPPHPTARLLLATDPGGSPAQRRRTRGTPPGLVAQSCCYSRHGGLNSSSPNTGLPMKSRFSHRMGLGRNPCTQFRHRPRPHQPSPGQWVGTCSTPGSFETCRNVAALGLGDRSPLSHLQSQYYFYRYRRQPKPPLIMDVFIHSFNRLSYQRQIICILFLTRTIKVFIFYHESYWKTCHYFNPTPHSGSTGFSPIIAQFFAQAPQS
- the ATAT1 gene encoding alpha-tubulin N-acetyltransferase 1 isoform X7, with the protein product MTIVDELGKASAKAQHLPAPITSASRMQSNRHVMYVLKDTSARPAGKGAIIGFLKVGYKKLFVLDDREAHNEVEPLCILDFYIHESVQRHGHGRELFQYMLQKERVEPHQLAIDRPSQKLLKFLNKHYNLETTVPQVNNFVIFEGFFAHQHRPPAPSLRATRHSRAAAVDPTPAAPARKLPPKRAEGDIKPYSSSDREFLKVAVEPPWPLNRAPRRATPPAHPPPRSSSLGNSPERGPLRPFVPEQELLRSLRLCPPHPTARLLLATDPGGSPAQRRRTRGTPPGLVAQSCCYSRHGGLNSSSPNTGNQESKQGEQETETRSANEEQVFSQDGSGEEPMHTVPPQAQAPPAQSWTMGGDVFNARFIRNLQERRSTRPW
- the ATAT1 gene encoding alpha-tubulin N-acetyltransferase 1 isoform X4 — its product is MEFPFDVDALLPERITVLDQHLRPPARRPGTTTPARVDLQQQIMTIVDELGKASAKAQHLPAPITSASRMQSNRHVMYVLKDTSARPAGKGAIIGFLKVGYKKLFVLDDREAHNEVEPLCILDFYIHESVQRHGHGRELFQYMLQKERVEPHQLAIDRPSQKLLKFLNKHYNLETTVPQVNNFVIFEGFFAHQHRPPAPSLRATRHSRAAAVDPTPAAPARKLPPKRAEGDIKPYSSSDREFLKVAVEPPWPLNRAPRRATPPAHPPPRSSSLGNSPERGPLRPFVPEQELLRSLRLCPPHPTARLLLATDPGGSPAQRRRTRGTPPGLVAQSCCYSRHGGLNSSSPNTGTYSSLLTHSNQVGHIHYLLRLSYHMPGVSTGNQESKQGEQETETRSANEEQVFSQDGSGEEPMHTVPPQAQAPPAQSWTMGGDVFNARFIRNLQERRSTRPW
- the ATAT1 gene encoding alpha-tubulin N-acetyltransferase 1 isoform X5, with product MEFPFDVDALLPERITVLDQHLRPPARRPGTTTPARVDLQQQIMTIVDELGKASAKAQHLPAPITSASRMQSNRHVMYVLKDTSARPAGKGAIIGFLKVGYKKLFVLDDREAHNEVEPLCILDFYIHESVQRHGHGRELFQYMLQKERVEPHQLAIDRPSQKLLKFLNKHYNLETTVPQVNNFVIFEGFFAHQHRPPAPSLRATRHSRAAAVDPTPAAPARKLPPKRAEGDIKPYSSSDREFLKVAVEPPWPLNRAPRRATPPAHPPPRSSSLGNSPERGPLRPFVPEQELLRSLRLCPPHPTARLLLATDPGGSPAQRRRTRGTPPGLVAQSCCYSRHGGLNSSSPNTGNQESKQGEQETETRSANEEQVFSQDGSGEEPMHTVPPQAQAPPAQSWTMGGDVFNARFIRNLQERRSTRPW